The DNA region CACTGATGATTTCAATTTTAATCAATGGCACTATATTGATGCCCTTTTGGCAATCTATTAAATCTGTAGTTTACTATGACATTATTTGTTGTCGAGAAGGTTTTGATTTAAAAATACGCGATCGCACTATTGAACTAACATCTGATTGGAATAAATAAATTGTAAAAAATGTATTTAATTGTAGTAAAATAGGGGTATAATTATCATCGGAATATAAAACTGAGTTAAGCTTAAAAGCTTTATTAAATAAGTATTCTACTGATAACGAAGGTCGTTGACTAATGCTGATCATGGAGTCACTACTCAACCATAAAACAAGGATTTTAGCTTCTAAAAATACTTGTATTACCCATGTAATATCTCTTAACCCGGTTTTCTGCGCGAATGCTACTCATACCCCAAATACAACAAAAAGTAGGAATTGGTTCGCGAATGTCATTCGCGAACCAATTCCTTTTTTCCACATCCCGTGAAAAGTCAGGTTTGGAATAGTTACGACAGCGCAAGAAGAGTGCGCTCAGTTGTGCATCAATTCACTTTTAACGCCCCCAAAGCTTTTAAAGTTCCTACCTCTGCTTCAGTCAACCCCATCACTTCAGTAATAATCATGCCTTCATACGGGCGGACTGGTCTGAAAGTTTGCCGACATTGCCCGGTAGTAATATCCCAACAGTTGATTGTTTCATCCCAGCTACCACTGAGAAGAGTTTGAGCGTCGTGGCTCAGATTAAGTGACCATACCCAATTGAGATGATTCTGTAGTGTAGCAAGGCAGTCTCCAGTAACTACATTCCAAATTTTGATATTACGATCGCTACTACTGCTAATCATGCGATCGCCATTGGCGGTGAACAGAATACTGAGTACCTGGCTGGTATGTCCAGAGAATGTACGCAGACAAACCCCTGTGTGGATGTCCCACAAGCGCACCAAGGAGTCATCACCACCAGTAGCAACGTATTGAGTATCTGGACTCACCGCAACTGCCCAAACACGGTTTGAGTCTGCCTCCCAACTATAAAGACAGGTTCCTGTTTCAATATCCCAGCGTTTAGCTATCTTTTCATAGCCACTGCTGAAGAGAGTCTTTCCGTCAGGACTCCATGCGATCGCTAACACAGAGCCAGGATGCCCCTGCCTTTTCCGACCGTCAAACTTTATACCAGGCTGTAGAGTATTTAACCCAAGTTGCTGGTTATCGACTGATATGCACTTGTTATCACTCAATTCATGCGATCGCGTACAACAAAGTTGGTGCCTAGCGCCAACGTGCCGATGCCATTGTTGCCAGCATTCAGCTACTTAAATGCCTATTAGTTGTATAAATTACTTATTCAATAAAAGCTTGTTGAAGAGTAAAAGAAAAAATGAATGCTTGTAGCTTAAGTAAAAACCCTTGATAAGTGACTGCATGTATTGATTTTGGAAAAACACAAGTGATACTACTAAACACAGTTTCGATATAATGCCGAGTATGTTGTTTAATATATTGATTCCAAGGCTGGTCTTGACGCTTGGAGTTCTTTTTCCTCATGACTTTTAAAGAAATGTGACTTGTTTGTTCCAAGTCATCCTCAATCGTGTAGTCGGTGTAAGCTGAATCACCATAAATTTCACTACCAGGTGGTAGATTCAAGGGTAAGGCATTTAAAGCACGTACATCGTTGGCACTACCAGGCATAAACACAAATTCGACAGGAATACCATTTTTGGTTGTTAATAACTGAACTCGAACCCCGTAAAAATATCGTTTTTTCGATGCGATGTAACCTCTATACTGCGCCGACTGTATTATTTTTACATTAAAGATACGGATGTTATCGCAGATGGGCACTGGGAACGAGTCTAAAAGATATTCAGTGGAATCACTAATTTCCTTCAGTGCCATTCCCACTTGATGAAACAAGTCGTTGATTAACATTGAGACACTGTGTAATCTCCGGTTAAATCGTGACTTTTCTAACATATTAGATATCAACTTATGTTCTTTCATATAGGTACAAGCCTTACTATGATTACCATTAAAGAACATCGCCGATGTTATTGCCGTTGTAATAATTTCTGCGTCATTCATCTCTCGACGACAATCTTCATTATGCCCAATCGCCTTTAACAGGTCGTCTATGATAGCATATATGGAAATTATTTCGTTTAGCATTTAGCCCTCCTAATTTTCTCTTCTTGGAGGGCATTTTATTGCTTTACTGTCCCAAAGCGATCGCCCATAAGAGTAACTAGCAACTTGGGTTATTTAGATAAGCAGTTTTAGCAAGAAGTCTGCACAATAATTAAACGCTTACATGAAATAGCAAAGGAGCGCATCTCATGAACTTAAACAAGTCTTGTTTATTTAAATTAGCAAGTGTTTTAACTTTAACCTCTGCTCTACAGATAACAGGTTTTCTCATACCTACAGAACCTATTGCTCACGCAGCTGAAAGAAATGGTCCCGTAAAGCTCTGTAACGGTGATGTAAGAGAAGATACTGTGACTGCTGCAATTATGTATTACAGCTTTGAAAAAAATGGTTGGATTGCACAGGGGTGGTACAACATTGCACCTGGTAAATGTGCTTATGTACTAAATTATCGTGGCGCTATGTTTGTTTATGGAAAAACTTCAAGTACAGTTTATAGTAGCTCAGGAAATACAGGTTTCTGCGGCCCAGTTTCTGATGGTTTTTATGGTTATCAGAAAACAAAGTGTAGAAGAAATGAAAAATTTTATCAAGGTATTGAAATCGCTGTTCCGTCTGATGGGGGTGGATTTAATTTCACATTTGGAGATCCCGATTTAGTTAGAGATATTTAGTAAATTGACACAATGATTTTGTGTGATCCCGATTATTTCGAGTTGTGGTGAAATAGGTAAGAGCGTTCGCACTTTTGGCTACATGATAATTTCCGGCATTGCATAGTCTACTGTTTATTGCTAACAAAGTTTGAGCGATTGCTTGGGTAATTTTTTAGTTGATAGCGATGTTGTCAGCTGCATGAAAAATCGGCGTGATGCTGCCTGTGCTACTCTTTCTACGATGAAAAAGAAAACCGACCCCAGTCCCAGCCCTCAGATGCCAATTACCGTTATGGCTGGAAATATATTGGTCTGTCAGAGCAAAAAACTTTTACTTGCGAAAATGGGGAGAGTGGCAAACAGGGACGCAAAGGAACAGATGGTCAACCAGGCAGTTATGGTCAGGTTTGGTTAGTCCAGGGTGATGACATTCCCAAAGAACAAATCAGTTATAGCGATCGCGTCAGCCTGTTAACTGATAAAACTATTCCTCTGCTCAAAAACAACTGGTTGGAAAAGACAGGATTACGGAGTTTACTTGGTACTGGTTCTGATGTTCGGGATACTTACGACTTGTTACAAACTGTCCAAGGTTCTTTTAAAGTGGCTTGGCAAGCGAAGCGGCTAAACGCCCACAAGAGTTAGGAGATCCTGAGATGAAAGCTGTGATTGCAGAATCAGGGCAACTGCAATTTTATATTCCAGGCGATTAGAAATCGCATCTACACAAACGAAGTCCGCCTACGCGGACTCAAAGAATTTGAAACCCACGGAGGTGGGTTTTGTTTGTATAGCCGCGAATTCCATTCGCCAGGACAGGCGTGTTTTTACTTTCTATGATCCGATAGTTTTGGGCGATGCCTACGGCGGTAAACTACGCGCTTTCCATTACACGATGATTTTGGGCGATCGCTCTTTCTGAATAAGCTAAAAACCCAGAGCGATGCCTATGGCGAGTGAAGCCATCAATGAATATAATTAATCTTGCCAATTTTGTTTTGATCTAGTAAAAATTTCATCTATGGTCTGATCTTGATATATTGTTCTAGAAATTTCTACATAATCAGTAGGGGTTTTGTGTAGCAATGTCAAGAACCTCATTGCTGCTGCGGAACCAAGAGATTTATATAGGGCATTTATGCCTTTTACTCTAATTTCTGTATCATCCATAATATTATTTATTTCCATAATTTTCGTTATTCCTAATATAGTCAATTGGGTTCATGATTGCTATTTCTAATTCCAACTTCTGAGCTTGTTTTCTGAGACTGTCATCACAAGTTAAGAAAAAATCAGCTTGAATATAAACAGCACAGGCTAAGTGTAGGGCATCTTTGCTCGATAGATTAGCTAACTGCTGGAACAAACGGGCTTGTTCTGCTATTTCAGTTTTTGGAACTACCTTTATTTTGCACAAACTCACCATGCCCAAGACTGAATATTTACGATCAACAAAGGGGCATAATTCAGTTTCATCTTGGTGCATAAAAGACCACACCAGACTTACTTGTTCTGTTTGAGCTTGAGTAAATATTTCTTGGCAGGCTACAGCCTCCATTTGAATTCTAACTTGTCTTGGATCATCAAAGCCACGTTGAAAGCAGTTATAGTCTAGATAAATCAGAGTCATGTTTCATTTTTAGCAACTGCACTACTGCTTTTTTATATTAATTGGTTATGGCGATGCCCACGGCGGTAGACTACGCACTTTTTATTACACGATAATTTTGTGCGATGCCTACGGCGGTAAACTACGCGCTTTCTCATAACACAAGATTTTTGTGCGTCGTGTTTGTCGGATGCAGGGTTTAACCTCTTCAGTCACGTCAATAAACTGAGAGTTTTCTGTTAAATTTTCTAGGATTTTGTGCGATGCCTACGGCGGTAAACTACGCATTTCTCATAACCTCAAAAGTGATAGCGATCGCTGTTTCCTACTTTCAGATTATTCTGAAAATATCTTAAGTTCCCAACATCTGCAAGTTATGTAAAGTGGCATAAAGCCCTCCTTCTTGGATTAGTTGCTCGTGACTTCCCTGTTCGATTAATTCGCCACGTTTGAGAACAAAAATCCGGTCTACATTGCGAATTGTAGACAGGCGGTGAGCAATAATAATCGCAGTACGTCTGAGCAAAAGCTGGTTTAATGCTTCTTGAACTAAAGCTTCTGTGCCAACATCTAAACTAGCGGTAGCTTCATCTAGTACCAATATTTGGGGATTGCGAATGGCAGCCCGCGCAAAGGCTAAAAGTTGCTTTTCACCACTAGAAATATTTGTACCCCGTTCTCGCAGTTGAGTATCATACCCTTGGGGTAGTTGTTCTATAAACTGGGCAATGTTGGTTTGCTCTGCTGCTTGTTGAATCTGTTCAATGGTATAACCATCTCCTAAAGAAATGTTGCTTTTAACATCACCAGCAAACAAAAAGCCTTCTTGGAAAATTACTGACATGTAGCGCCGCAGTTCTGCCTGTGGTACTTCCCGAATATCTACGCCATCTATGAGAATGCGTCCTTGAGTGGGTTCGTAGAGGCGGCACAAAAGACGGATGATTGAACTTTTACCCGCACCTGTGGGGCCGACTAATGCAATTTTTTCACCTGGATGAATGGTGAAGTCTAAATCTTTAATTACGTAATCATCATTTTTGTAAGCAAACCAGACGTGATCAAAACGGATTTCTCCCAGTTCAGGGGGGGAAGTGACGTCTGGAGATTCTAGATTGGCAACGATCTCGTCTATGTAGCCAAATTTCGCATCAAATATTGAGAAGCGGACATTGGCGCGATCGCGGATTTCTATCGGTTCATCTAATATATCGCCTACGCGTTCAATGGCAGTAAAACCTGCTTGAATTACTGTAAATTTTTCCGCAAAATCCCTTAAAGGATCAAATAATCGCTGGGCATACAAGATAAATGCAGATAATGTCCCAAAAGCTAAACTTTTTCCTAATAGTAACGAACCACCCAAGCACAAAACAGCTGCGATCGCAATCAGACCAATCCATTCCAAGGTGGCTGAAATAAATGAATCATAAAAGATGGTTTTATCCATTTGCTGAGTGTAGCGGCTGTTTGTGGCGCGAAACAATTCGGCATTAAATTTTTCCCTACGGAACAACTGCACTACGTTAATGCCAACCACATTTTCTTGTAACTGTGAGTTCAATATAGAAAGTTCTTCCCGCCCTTTGTAATTGGCTTTGCGGTACTGTTGCTGAATGTAAACTATTAACCAGCTAATTGGTAACAACATCACTAGCAGCAAGCAAGTAAGTTGCCATTCAAGGGAAAGCATTAAACCCAAAATCACCAGCATGGAAAACAAATTGGACACAATGCCAATCGCTCCAGTCGAAAAGACATCGCCTAACATTTCCACATCGCTGGTGATTCTGGTGATTAATTTACCTACGGGTGTACGGTCAAAAAAGCGTACTGCTAACGATGTCACATGTTGGAATAAGTCTTGGCGAATTGCTGCGGTGATTTTTTGCCCTAGCTTTTGTACTAAATAACCCTGATAGCCTGTTAAAATCAGTCGGCTTGCGATCGCAACTAACAATAATCCCTCCAGGATATTTAGCCCTTCGGACATGGGGCGATTCCTGAGAAATTCGTAAGTGCTTGGTTCATGGCGAATTAACGAGATAGCTTGGCCAATCAACAGTGGTTGTACGGCATTAGCTAAGGCTAGCGGCACAAGTAAGCCCATTGATAGCGCCAACAGCCGTCCACTACGACGGGCGTAAGGCACTAAACGCAAAAACAACCGCCAGTCATTTTCACTCCGACGATCTTGCGTATAAGATTTTTTGAGAGATTGATAGATGCTCATAGTAAGAGCATTATATTAATGTTTATAAAAAAATACGCATGTTTAAAGTAGCGTTTGTCCTGTACCTCTAGTACTATGCCTGAGATAGAAACTGCACGATTGCGACTAAGGCACTTCAATCTAAATGACTTTGATTACCTATTTCGCCTCTACAGCGATGCAGAAGTCATGAGGTATCTGTTGCCAAGAACAAGGGAACAAACCCAAGCAAGTTTAAACAAGCATATCCAACAGTGGCAACAACACAACTTTGGGATGTGGGCAGTAATATACAAAGAAACTGGTGCAATGATTGGCCGTTGCGGACTTGGATTTCTAGAAAATACGCCAGAAGTTGAGCTTGGCTATGTGTTTGACAAGTCCTATTGGAACATGGGACTGGCAACTGAAGCATCTCTTGCAACTTTAAAGTTTGGATTTTGGGAAGTGAAGCTAGATCGGATAGTAGCGATTGCACATCCAGAAAACATCGCTTCAGTGCGGGTGATTCAAAAGGTAGGAATGAAGTACGAAAAGAATGCTAGCTATTACGGTCATAGTGTAGTATACTACGCCGCCTCAAACTCAGAATGGCAAACGGATGATTCCCTTTACATTTCGCAATCTTAAAACTATCAGATCACAGAATGATCGGCGAACAAACTGCTACATACAAAAACTAGTGCTGCGAACTCAATAAAGCTATAGAGAATATATGCTTTAGGTCTTTAGTAGAGGCGTGTAGCTGTGCGTTACTACTAAGTTATTTGTATTAATTACTTCACACATATTCTCTAAGTATGAAACTATACCATATTTTTATCTTAAAGTCTTATATCTAAAGATAGATGATTAAGGTTAAAATTTGGGAAACCTAAGAGAGGTTCATTCCTAAAAGATGTCCTGCCATTTATCGCAGAATGCAACTGAGGCCAGATGACGCAACCTTTAAATCAAGTCAAAGAGTGGGAACAACGTCGTGACGAAGCAAGCCGCTACTACCAACGGGGGAGATTCCAAGAGTCTCTCGATCTGGTAACCAAGAATTTACACTTGGCTAGATCAATTCCAGACAGAGCCAGAGAAGGTCATACATTAAACGATCTTGGTTTAGCTCACCTCAGTTGCTGGCAACCTCAAAAAGCATTAGAACGCTTTAATCAGGCGCTTTCGGTTGCTGTTGAAATTGGCAACGCGTCAGCACAAGCAACTGCACTTAGCAATCTGGGTTCTACTTACAGCCGTCTTGGACGCTTTTCGCAAGCGTTAGAATATTTTGAGCAAGCACTACCAATCTTTAGGCGATCGCAAGATACTCAAAGCGAAATTTCTACTCTTAATGATGTAGCACTAATTTATACCCGGTTAGGAGAACCGAAACGGGCACTGTTGCTACAACACCAAATCTTGAGGATGCGCCGATTGTTGGGTGACTTTTCTGGTGAGGCAACAACCCTAAATGGTATTGGGTTTGCTTACAACGTCTTAGGCAAGTTTGAGGAAGCTCTAGAATTTTTTCAAGCAGCGCTTCCAATTCAACGAGCAGTCAAGAATTTGGTTGGTGAAGCAACCACCTTGAATAATATTGCCTCAATCTATAGTGATTTAGGAAAACCGAAACAAGCGCTATTGCTCTACTATCAAGTTCTTTTGACACGTCGAGAAATCAGCGATCGCTCTGGTGAGGCAACAACACTTCATAACATTGGTTATACCTATAGCACTCTGGCAGAGCATCGCCAAGCAATGAAGTTTTATAAGCAAGGCATTGCGATTTATCAACAACTCGGCGATGGCCTGGGAGAAATTTCAACCTTGCTGAATATGGGAAGCCTGTACGCCGCAACGAAACGCAAAAAAATGGCGCGATCGTGCTACCAAAACGCCCAAGAGTTAGCAGAGCAAATCGAACATCAGCCACTCCTGGAAAAAGTACAG from Nostoc commune NIES-4072 includes:
- a CDS encoding WD40 repeat domain-containing protein, with the translated sequence MSDNKCISVDNQQLGLNTLQPGIKFDGRKRQGHPGSVLAIAWSPDGKTLFSSGYEKIAKRWDIETGTCLYSWEADSNRVWAVAVSPDTQYVATGGDDSLVRLWDIHTGVCLRTFSGHTSQVLSILFTANGDRMISSSSDRNIKIWNVVTGDCLATLQNHLNWVWSLNLSHDAQTLLSGSWDETINCWDITTGQCRQTFRPVRPYEGMIITEVMGLTEAEVGTLKALGALKVN
- a CDS encoding IS982 family transposase; this translates as MLNEIISIYAIIDDLLKAIGHNEDCRREMNDAEIITTAITSAMFFNGNHSKACTYMKEHKLISNMLEKSRFNRRLHSVSMLINDLFHQVGMALKEISDSTEYLLDSFPVPICDNIRIFNVKIIQSAQYRGYIASKKRYFYGVRVQLLTTKNGIPVEFVFMPGSANDVRALNALPLNLPPGSEIYGDSAYTDYTIEDDLEQTSHISLKVMRKKNSKRQDQPWNQYIKQHTRHYIETVFSSITCVFPKSIHAVTYQGFLLKLQAFIFSFTLQQAFIE
- a CDS encoding DUF1036 domain-containing protein; protein product: MNLNKSCLFKLASVLTLTSALQITGFLIPTEPIAHAAERNGPVKLCNGDVREDTVTAAIMYYSFEKNGWIAQGWYNIAPGKCAYVLNYRGAMFVYGKTSSTVYSSSGNTGFCGPVSDGFYGYQKTKCRRNEKFYQGIEIAVPSDGGGFNFTFGDPDLVRDI
- a CDS encoding PIN domain-containing protein, which translates into the protein MTLIYLDYNCFQRGFDDPRQVRIQMEAVACQEIFTQAQTEQVSLVWSFMHQDETELCPFVDRKYSVLGMVSLCKIKVVPKTEIAEQARLFQQLANLSSKDALHLACAVYIQADFFLTCDDSLRKQAQKLELEIAIMNPIDYIRNNENYGNK
- a CDS encoding ABC transporter ATP-binding protein — its product is MSIYQSLKKSYTQDRRSENDWRLFLRLVPYARRSGRLLALSMGLLVPLALANAVQPLLIGQAISLIRHEPSTYEFLRNRPMSEGLNILEGLLLVAIASRLILTGYQGYLVQKLGQKITAAIRQDLFQHVTSLAVRFFDRTPVGKLITRITSDVEMLGDVFSTGAIGIVSNLFSMLVILGLMLSLEWQLTCLLLVMLLPISWLIVYIQQQYRKANYKGREELSILNSQLQENVVGINVVQLFRREKFNAELFRATNSRYTQQMDKTIFYDSFISATLEWIGLIAIAAVLCLGGSLLLGKSLAFGTLSAFILYAQRLFDPLRDFAEKFTVIQAGFTAIERVGDILDEPIEIRDRANVRFSIFDAKFGYIDEIVANLESPDVTSPPELGEIRFDHVWFAYKNDDYVIKDLDFTIHPGEKIALVGPTGAGKSSIIRLLCRLYEPTQGRILIDGVDIREVPQAELRRYMSVIFQEGFLFAGDVKSNISLGDGYTIEQIQQAAEQTNIAQFIEQLPQGYDTQLRERGTNISSGEKQLLAFARAAIRNPQILVLDEATASLDVGTEALVQEALNQLLLRRTAIIIAHRLSTIRNVDRIFVLKRGELIEQGSHEQLIQEGGLYATLHNLQMLGT
- a CDS encoding GNAT family N-acetyltransferase; this encodes MPEIETARLRLRHFNLNDFDYLFRLYSDAEVMRYLLPRTREQTQASLNKHIQQWQQHNFGMWAVIYKETGAMIGRCGLGFLENTPEVELGYVFDKSYWNMGLATEASLATLKFGFWEVKLDRIVAIAHPENIASVRVIQKVGMKYEKNASYYGHSVVYYAASNSEWQTDDSLYISQS
- a CDS encoding tetratricopeptide repeat protein → MTQPLNQVKEWEQRRDEASRYYQRGRFQESLDLVTKNLHLARSIPDRAREGHTLNDLGLAHLSCWQPQKALERFNQALSVAVEIGNASAQATALSNLGSTYSRLGRFSQALEYFEQALPIFRRSQDTQSEISTLNDVALIYTRLGEPKRALLLQHQILRMRRLLGDFSGEATTLNGIGFAYNVLGKFEEALEFFQAALPIQRAVKNLVGEATTLNNIASIYSDLGKPKQALLLYYQVLLTRREISDRSGEATTLHNIGYTYSTLAEHRQAMKFYKQGIAIYQQLGDGLGEISTLLNMGSLYAATKRKKMARSCYQNAQELAEQIEHQPLLEKVQQFIDSL